The genomic interval CCCTCGTACTACCGGACCACCCCGGAGACGATCGTGGCCGGTCTCGCGCTGGACGTGCCCCGGCTGGAGGCGGAGGTGCGCCGGTTCGCGGAGCTCGTCGGGGCGGAGGTGTTCCAGATCGGCCAGGACTGGCGGGCGCGGGTCCGGCTCGACTTCACCGGCCCCGGCCTCGGCGGCCGGCTGCGGATCAGGCTCGTCAACCGCGAGGCGGCCGACGGCGCGGTCTTCCTGCCCGAGGCGGTCTGGCGCAGGATGCCCGACCTGGAGCTGCTGGCCGACGGCGTCCTGACCCCCACGGACCTGCATCCCCTGGTGGCCCGGTCGCTCTTCCCGGACCACGAGGGGCCGTTCGGGCCGCCCGGGGTCACGCCGCCCGCTCCGGTCCGGGTGCGCTGCCGGGGCGAGTGGCACGAGGTCGGCTTCCGGGACGGGACGCTGACCTCTCCGCACACCGCGCAGGAGCGGCAGCGCGAGAGCGCCCTGCGCGCGTTCGGCGGGGCGGTCACCGGCTGCTTCGCCGTCGAGCACGCCTGCCTCACCGGGACGGGCCGGCTGCCCAGGGCGCTGGCCGCCCAGCGGCGCGACCTCTTCCTGCGCGCCCAGCACGGGGACACGGCGGGGGTCGTGGCGCTGCTGGACGCGGGCGTCGATCCGCGCGTCCGGGACGGCGGCAAACACACGCTGCTCCACGTCCTGCCGCTGCTCGACCACACCGTGCTGCTCCCCCGGCTGCTGGCGGCCGGCCTCGACCTGGAGGCCAGGGACCACCGCGAGCGCACCCCGCTGAGCGCCGCCGTGTCGGGGCGCGGGACGGCGGCGCTCGTCCGGGACCTGCTCGACGCGGGCGCCCGGATCGACGTGAGCGACCAGACGGAGCTCTCGCTGGAGCAGATGATCCGCAAGTACCGGCGGACCGATCTGCGGTTCCTCGCGGAACGGGTGCTGAAGGAGCACCCGGACGCCGGCTCGGAGTGGTGGGACGAGTGGGACGAGGACGCGGAGGACGACGGCTACGACGACGAGGAAGGTGACGACGCGTGAGCACCGCCGCTCCCCGCATCCCCGCACAGGCGCCGCACCCCCTGGACGCCGCCGACGCGCTCAACGGGCGGCTGCGCGCCACCCGGACCGAGACCGTGGCGAACCCGCAGCTCGAAGCGCTGGCCCTGGCGGTGACCGCCAATCAGCCGGTGCTGCTCTGGGGCGAGCCGGGCATCGGGAAGTCGGCGGGGCTCGAACAGCTCGCGGCGGGCCTCGGCCTCGGCCTGGAGACCGTCATCGCCAGCGTGCACGAGCCGTCGGACTTCGCGGGGCTGCCCGTCGTCGGGGACGACCCGGCCACCACCGGGGTCCCGATGGCGCCGCCGGACTGGGCGGTCCGGCTCGCCCGGAAGGGCCAGGGGCTGCTGTTCTTCGACGAGTTGTCCTCCGCTCCCCCGGCCGTGCAGGCCGCCCTCCTCCGCGTCGTCCTGGAACGCCGGGTGGGCAGCCTGACCCTCCCCGACGCCGTACGCATCGTGGCCGCGGCCAATCCGCCGTCCAGCGCGGCGGACGGCTGGCACCTGAGCCCCCCGCTCGCCAACCGCTTCGTGCACCTGCACTGGACGCACGACCCGCGCACCGTGGCACGCGGCATGGCCGGCACCTGGCCCGAGGCGCCCGTCCCCGTGGTCGATCCCGCCCGGACCGCCGGTGCGGTGGCCAGGGCCCGGGGCGCGGTCTCCGGGTTCCTCACCGCGCGCCCGGGTCTGGTGCACCACCTCCCCGCCGACGCGGAGGGCCGGGGCAGGGCCTGGCCGTCACCCCGGACCTGGGACATGGCGCTGCGGCTGCTCGCCGCCGGCTACGCGACCGGCACCGGCCGGGACGCCGTCGCCGCCGCCCTGACGGGGGCCGTCGGGGACGGGGCGGGCATCGAGCTGCTTTCGTACCTGGAGAATCTGGACCTTCCCGACCCGGACCGGGTGCTGGCCGATCCGGACGCCTTCGCGCTGCCCGAGCGCGGCGACCGGCAACTGGCGTTCCTGATCGCGGTGGTGGCCGCCGTGCAGGCCGAGCCGACCCGCCCGCGCTGGGAGGCGGGCTGGGCGGTGCTGGCGAAGGCCGTCGCAGCGGGCGTGCCGGATGTGGCGGCCCGGGCGGCGATGGACCTGGCGGCGATGCGGGACACCGACTGGCCGGTCCCGGAGGGCATCGACGCCTTCCTGGAACTCCTCCAGCTCTCCGGCGCGCTGCCGGGAAGCGCCTGAGGCCGTGTCCGTACCCGCGCGGCTCACGCTGGACCACACCAAGCTGCTGGCGGCGCGTTACCGGGCGGCGAGCGAACGGCCCTATCTCGCCACGGCGTTGTACGCGCTGTCGGTGGTGGCGAGCGACCGGGTGCCGACCATGGGCGTGGACCGGCACTGGCGCTGCTATGTGTCGCCCGACTTCGTGGAGCGGACGCCGGTCGCCGAGCTGGCCGGGGTGTGGGTGCACGAGGTCGCGCATCTGCTGCGCGACCACCACGGCCGGGCCGCCCGGCTCCCGGCGGCCGACCAGCGCGACGCGCACCGGGTCAACGTCGCCCAGGACTGCGAGATCAACGACGACCTGATCAGCGACGGGCTGGCGCTGCCGGAGGGGCGGATGGAACCGGGGCTCTTCGGGCTGCCGTCCGGTCAGCTCTTCGAGACGTACCTGCCCGCGCTGCCGCCGGGTCCGCCGCGGCACAACTGCGGTTCCGGCGCACACGGCCGCCCCGAGCCGTGGGAGCTGCCCGGTTCGGAGGGGCCGTCCCCGCTGGGCGCCACGGAGGCGGAGGCGCTGCGGAGGCGTACGGCGGAGTCGATGCGCGCCCATCAGCGCACCCGGGGCAGCCTTCCGGCGGGCTGGCGGCGGTGGGCCGAGGAAATCCTGGAACCGACGGTGGACTGGCGGCAGGCGCTGGCCGGTGCGGTACGGGAGGCGGCGGCCTGGGCCTCCGGGGCGGTGGACTACACCTACCGCCGCCCGTCCCGGCGCGGCGCGGCCCTGCGCGGTGTCGTCCTGCCGACGCTGCGCCGCCCG from Streptomyces drozdowiczii carries:
- a CDS encoding ankyrin repeat domain-containing protein; translated protein: MSRRDTALFLSSEQAASWRQVRRYAVPRAVIEESAALREAGDWRGACAAAGFEVRIDPDKVSARYGPETAEALLADLRDLVPDLVRWHLPRILAGRSTLATDRTVLLAGYGSAPGAYLQLSTPAMVDGPQRLPLRFGPPKRRAGYGLTDDWRSLGHLWRASEAGGLRARAGGADRLPFLAADGTPLPADLLPPDEDPGSGDPVARAEWIHLLYADERIADALAAAGIEWDPTPPEMPSYYRTTPETIVAGLALDVPRLEAEVRRFAELVGAEVFQIGQDWRARVRLDFTGPGLGGRLRIRLVNREAADGAVFLPEAVWRRMPDLELLADGVLTPTDLHPLVARSLFPDHEGPFGPPGVTPPAPVRVRCRGEWHEVGFRDGTLTSPHTAQERQRESALRAFGGAVTGCFAVEHACLTGTGRLPRALAAQRRDLFLRAQHGDTAGVVALLDAGVDPRVRDGGKHTLLHVLPLLDHTVLLPRLLAAGLDLEARDHRERTPLSAAVSGRGTAALVRDLLDAGARIDVSDQTELSLEQMIRKYRRTDLRFLAERVLKEHPDAGSEWWDEWDEDAEDDGYDDEEGDDA
- a CDS encoding vWA domain-containing protein, producing MSVPARLTLDHTKLLAARYRAASERPYLATALYALSVVASDRVPTMGVDRHWRCYVSPDFVERTPVAELAGVWVHEVAHLLRDHHGRAARLPAADQRDAHRVNVAQDCEINDDLISDGLALPEGRMEPGLFGLPSGQLFETYLPALPPGPPRHNCGSGAHGRPEPWELPGSEGPSPLGATEAEALRRRTAESMRAHQRTRGSLPAGWRRWAEEILEPTVDWRQALAGAVREAAAWASGAVDYTYRRPSRRGAALRGVVLPTLRRPLPRVAVVVDTSGSMGDDELAAALGEVTGVLREVGIRGNRVAVLACDADVHAVSRVTSADQVALGGGGGTDMRVGIARALAAPERPGIVVVLTDGHTPWPDESPSCRLVAALIGPDAPQPPSWIETVRVPS
- a CDS encoding AAA family ATPase gives rise to the protein MSTAAPRIPAQAPHPLDAADALNGRLRATRTETVANPQLEALALAVTANQPVLLWGEPGIGKSAGLEQLAAGLGLGLETVIASVHEPSDFAGLPVVGDDPATTGVPMAPPDWAVRLARKGQGLLFFDELSSAPPAVQAALLRVVLERRVGSLTLPDAVRIVAAANPPSSAADGWHLSPPLANRFVHLHWTHDPRTVARGMAGTWPEAPVPVVDPARTAGAVARARGAVSGFLTARPGLVHHLPADAEGRGRAWPSPRTWDMALRLLAAGYATGTGRDAVAAALTGAVGDGAGIELLSYLENLDLPDPDRVLADPDAFALPERGDRQLAFLIAVVAAVQAEPTRPRWEAGWAVLAKAVAAGVPDVAARAAMDLAAMRDTDWPVPEGIDAFLELLQLSGALPGSA